From Rutidosis leptorrhynchoides isolate AG116_Rl617_1_P2 chromosome 3, CSIRO_AGI_Rlap_v1, whole genome shotgun sequence, a single genomic window includes:
- the LOC139900040 gene encoding uncharacterized protein → MKLALSTKNKMGFINGSVLRSKTDEVLASQWDRCNSVVLSWILGSVTEDLYCGQILSTNATEVWNELKETYDKIDTSIIFNLHQQIKTLKQNYRTLFEYYHKLNTLWKQYDAMVSSPYCTCGAVACSYEAGTSHKEHKKMMKLMQFLMGLSEEYTTVRSNILLRDSVLDVKEAYAIISREESHKGISSDKISKTQASAFVTQDNNTYNKNEESTSSAPASLTNEQLMKLLSLINDSDVPVETNSNMVGKFVNNNVFFNSNFKKFFSSHINDKFKNKNQGWIIDSGANQHMTSSNIGLNNVVDISQLNLTVGHPNGTQAKVIKVGNLKLSNNVILFDVLVVPEYCVSLLSVHKLSKDSQLTVSFDENKCFIQDLKAKTTLGAGSQSGGLYLFDEHNLNVLGMTCNVCVHLVSAQLWHARLGHPSDQVLKVLKNKLDLKDFKENYPCDICHKAKQTREPFPLSDHKSQGIGDLVHLDL, encoded by the exons ATGAAGTTGGCTCTTTCTACTAAAAATAAAATGGGATTTATTAATGGTTCTGTTTTAAGAAGTAAAACTGATGAGGTTCTTGCCTCTCAATGGGATAGGTGCAACTCTGTTGTACTATCCTGGATTCTTGGATCTGTTACTGAAGATTTGTATTGTGGTCAAATTTTGTCAACTAATGCTACAGAAGTATGGAATGAACTTAAAGAGACATATGATAAAATTGATACTTCAATTATCTTTAATTTGCATCAACAAATCAAAACACTTAAACAGAATTATAGAACTCTTTTTGAGTATTATCATAAACTTAATACATTGTGGAAACAGTATGATGCAATGGTGTCCTCACCATATTGTACTTGTGGTGCTGTTGCTTGCTCCTATGAAGCAGGAACATCACATAAAGAGcataaaaagatgatgaaattaatGCAATTCTTGATGGGTTTAAGTGAAGAATATACTACTGTGAGAAGTAATATCTTGTTAAGAGATTCTGTTTTGGATGTAAAAGAAGCTTATGCTATAATTTCAAGAGAAGAGTCACATAAAGGCATCTCTAGTGATAAAATTAGTAAAACACAGGCTAGTGCATTTGTTACTCAagataataacacttataataagAATG AGGAGTCTACTAGTTCTGCTCCTGCAAGTCTTACTAATGAACAGTTAATGAAGCTGCTTAGCTTAATAAATGATAGTGATGTACCTGTGGAAACAAATTCAAACATGGTAGGTAAGTTTGTGAATAATAATGTGTTCTTTAATTCTAATTTTAAGAAATTCTTTAGTAGTCATATAAATGATAAATTTAAGAATAAGAATCAAGGTTGGATTATAGATTCAGGTGCAAACCAACACATGACTTCTTCTAATATTGGTTTAAATAATGTTGTTGATATTTCTCAATTGAATTTAACTGTTGGTCATCCTAATGGAACTCAAGCTAAAGTGATTAAAGTTGGAAATTTGAAACTTTCAAATAATGTTATTCTGTTTGATGTTTTGGTTGTACCTGAATACTGTGTTAGTCTCTTGTCTGTTCACAAGTTGTCTAAAGATAGTCAGTTAACTGTAAGTTTTGATGAAAACAAATGTTTTATTCAGGACTTGAAAGCAAAGACAACTCTAGGGGCTGGTAGTCAATCTGGAGGATTATATTTGTTTGATGAACATAATTTGAATGTGTTAGGTATGACTTGTAATGTGTGTGTTCATCTTGTTTCTGCTCAGCTATGGCATGCAAGACTTGGTCATCCATCTGATCAAGTTTTGAAAGTTTTGAAAAATAAACTCGATTTAAAAGATTTCAAAGAAAATTATCCTTGTGATATATGCCATAAGGCAAAACAAACCAGGGAACCCTTTCCTCTTAGTGATCATAAGTCACAGGGGATAGGTGATTTAGTTCATTTGGATCTTTGA